A segment of the Coffea arabica cultivar ET-39 chromosome 8c, Coffea Arabica ET-39 HiFi, whole genome shotgun sequence genome:
TACTATTCCATAATTCTAAGTAAATTGAATTTTGACGGCTCAGGGGCATAATTTGCACACCAATAAAGGGTCAAAAGTCATGCTCTCTTTGGCCTCTGGAGGCCTTGGTAGAATGCATCAAACCAAAATGTTTGTCCTCTGAAAATAAGAGGGCCAATGAAGATATTAAATTTTATCTATGGTGTCCAAAAGATGACTTAGTATACAAACAACTAATCTTGACAGGTGCTTGCATTCAGTAACAATAGAATTAGACCATAAAAAATGAAGTCAATAAACTTAAATAAGCACGAAGCTCAATCTTTCAATAACCAAACACCTTCCACCTACAATGCAATAAAGGATTATAGAGTTTTACTGAACAGCAGAGAGCCCCTACATCCTATATCTCTTTCACACAGTACATacaaatcttaaaaaaaaatgctgcTAAAAGAGTTACTATTTCTATTGCTGCTTCCGCAGCCCCTGCCTAAGTATTCTATCAGACTGGTAAATTAGAAAGATGGTGCTACCCAAACTGGTGGACCGATCAAACTAAACGACTGGACACCGTCAAAACGTTCAATCCGTCCACCATCTTCAAGATTGTAGACACCCATGTCCTTCCCACCCCCTTGCTGAGTAAAAGTATAGGCTTCTATTGCATCATCCGTGAAATAGATGCAATTTGGCTTGATTACGTTCGGAAAGCTAGTGGCATCAATCGAAAATGCACCATTATGCCCAACAAAAATGGCCCTCTCCCCCACATTGGTGATCTCCTTCCATCCCCTCTTGATTAAATCCAGTTGTATGACTCGAAAATTGGTAGCCCCATAGGTCtcctcatcatcatcctcaAGTGCAGCCCCATCCCGTGCAACTATTAGTAATTCACCATCTGATTCTACAAGATACGACTCTCTAAATTTGATCAACTCCCGATCTATGGTAAAACCATAATGAGCTGCCGTAGGATCTGAAATATCCCAAACCCAAATGTCGCCACCATAAGTGATTGCGTAGCATTTtccattataaaaattaacatcGTTGAAGGCaccattataaaaattaacatcGTTGAAGGCACCATTCGGTGAAGATTCCATTCTTGTCCAAGACTTGACTCCTGGTCTCCAAAACCCCAGAAATCGGCCAGCACCACCAACCACCACCAGAACAAACTCCGATGTATGTGAAGGACTCGCCGATAAAACAGCTTTTATTACAAAAAAACAAGGATCGACCTCTAATTCATGGGCGGGGAACGTGGATAGATGTGGGAGCTCAATTTGGACCCCCGAGAAAGGATGCAACAAGTTCACGTCTCCGGACTTTCCTATCGTCATCAACCACCCTCTTGATTCAAtgcattttttaccttttgCTTCGGGTAGTGACAACGTCCTCCAAATCCTACCTCTGGATAGACTGTAGAATTCTCGATCATCACTGTCCTCCTTCTCTGCAAGCATCAGCAATGGAACCTTGGGCCATGACTTAACAAACTTGTCCACATGTGCAGCGGCACGCCATGAAGTGCAAACCCCTCTGAAAGCCATGAAGTCTTCGACCAGTTGTATCTTTATCGCTATGCTGACCAACAGATCGGGTAAAAGACTCGACCAAACTGAATCtcccatgtttttttttttaatttaatttgcacAAAAGATCTTTTTTGTCtacactgaaaaaaaaaacatcaaagTAGAAAGTTCATGCACTTTTATTGCAAATAATTTGGGATCTTAATCCAAATCAAGATTGGATTAAAGGGAATCCTAATGTAATTTGGAAACTCATAATTAAGATTATTACCAACTTATTATTACCTGAAGTCAAAATGACCAATAGGATAGGATGTTGGACCTTAGACCAGTCTCCCGTCCCGTCCTGCCAACAAACCGACCTCCCCGTCCTTGTTACACTGCACACCACTTCTGTTACtactccaaaaataaaaaggccAACTTTAACTCGCCAACCTCCCGTCCTTATTGTACGCTGCAACCCAAGTAAATAAAGAAACAATAATTAAATACAGTACAAAATTCAATATAAGAAGAGATTTTGTTAGCAATATTGAAATCTAAAAGCTCTGTTACTAATctaaaaaatgtaaaaagaaAGGCTAAACCGAATTCATTTCGTAGATTTTATCTCAGTcccaatgttttaaaactcggaccgttaattgaaccgagAAGTGAAAaggtcgaggttcaaccggtcggaccggttcaactgcggttcaataaataaataaataaataactatatatatatacacacacactcaTACATATATACCTGTGCACAGAAtaaaatataaatgttataacatAATTAATATAAGAGCAATATTATAGTTATCCAACTTACATGTCCAATTGTCTAAATATtagaattaacaaaaaaaatacaagtCTAGAAAACACTCAAAAAGTCCAAACAAGTTCAATTTCTGAGGCTTCTATAATCTTCTTCGTCATTCTAGGACAACAAAGCTTTAAAAAAAGCCACCTTGACAAGTCGTCACCACCATCCAAGACCATTATATGAATCACTGGCAAGTGATAAAAGTATAAAATTCATATTAATACCGTAAACCAATTCATAGTGCAAAAACCAGTCCATGATCACTAGAGGGAAACTAAAAATTGTAAAACATACTACAAAATCAACTAACCATCTGCATATCAAAAAAAATGAACGAGACTATATAAAAGGTTACTCAGCTCAAATTCACATCCTTAATTCGTTGATAAGAGTCCCCTTGATTCATTGCGTATACTacataatccaccatttttttAAAAGTCCCCTTAGATTGTGCTACTAAAACATCTGCCATGAGGCAATATTAAAGATCAGATAAACGAGGGAAAACAAAATATAAGAGTCAGAAAAAGAACAAAGATAACTTGCATGAATCAAGAATCTCAAAATGTTGCTTTCCAGCACCTTAATAGTCGTGGAGATAGAGGAAGGAGGTGGGGATGGGGCTTGGGGGAAAGTTGAGCGGTAATTTCAGGGAAATTATACAAAGTTTGGAGTTTAAGATTCCACCATTACATGACAAGATGTAAGATATCCCACTGATTTCTCTCGTACAGACATATATATACGAAGGAAATTCCCAGGTCTTAGCATATTATCAGCAGTAGATGGCAGCCAATTAAATGGGGTTATGCACATTAATCATATCCACGATACAGTGCCTAAGTAATTTATGGCTAGATTAATCTTTGGTGGTATCAAGTCTTATTTTTGTAGAATGTTATGTACCTAATCATTTGCTTTAGATGATTAACTTAGCTCAACAAGATCACTAAATCAGCAACCTTATTAGGCCCCATCAAGATCGACTTCTTATTTGAATAAAGTTTGTCACATCCTCATGATCAAGCAAGATAAACCCTGATCATGGTCAACAAATAAGTAATCATGCGTGCAATCATCCTATGATCCAATGACATAACCTTTGTACTCCAGGCTCCAGAGAACAAAGAAACTGAAACAGAGAACAAAGAACAAAACTGAATAGCTAGTCTCGAGATTATTCTAGTAAACTGAAACAGAGAACAAAACTACCCAACTAATAAAAATTCCACCGCTATTTTCCTCCATAAATTCCAACATTTTCCCGTCAAGATAATCTGGCAACTTATTTTTTGGGTAGtatttaaaaatttcaaaaaacccaaaaaaataagtACAGCAAGATCAGAAATATactaacaaaattaaaaaaaaaaaaaaaaaaggaaattgatGAGACATATATACAGAGGGCCGAAAAAGAAATTGATGACACATATAAACAGAGGGCCGAAGGGATCAAGTTTACTTGTTAAGATAGAACTTCGTGCTGAGCACCGACGGCAAATCGGCAAGTCCGCAAGAGCAGCCAAGCAGGAAGACCGAAGACGCCAAAGACTGGAGTAGTTGAATGAGAAGCCGAGCAGTCGGCAAAAGCAGCGGCAGCAGCCGAGCAGGAACTCCAGGAAGACTGAAGACGGCGAGGAGGCGAAGAGCCGAAGACTGGAGTAGTGCAGTGAACTGTGAAGAGTAGATTGAAGATTAGCCGATTAGGTTTAGAAATTAGATGACGTTCGGTTTAGACGTTTAGTCCTTTTCGGTCAAAGACTCAAAATTCAGtcaattttttgaagaaaaaaaaaaaaaatcgcggTTCACGGTTCATCCGAATTTAACGATTTGAACCATTTTTTACGATTTTGACCGGTTCTTTAACCTAGTCAACACAAATTATGAACCGGACCGGACACACGATCCGGTTCGCGATTCCACCgatcgaaccggccggtccgatcCGGGTTTGAAAACCTTGCTCAGTCCCTAAGAtaagattattattattacctgaaGTCAAACGACCAACAGGAGCCAGACCAATCTCCCGTCCTTGACAGACCAACAAAACTGGTAGCAGCTAATGCCAATCTTCAGTCCTTATCATGAACTTCAACATAGAAGATGTAAACTGAACGGAAAAACCAAAATTCACGAAGATTTGTGTTAGTAATCGAAACCCAACAACACACTGAATTCGATTTGGAGGGATACTCCAAATTCTCAATCCAAATTGATATTGGATTCCACAAAAGATAAACAATAAACCCCTGAAACCGAAATTGgattttggaagaaatcaaACTGGGTATGATTAAAAACTCAAGATGTCATGAAATCAGAGCACCTTTTCAATTAAACAAAAAGTACTAACAAATTTGGCTGTCCTTTTCGGATGAAGGCTCAGGGATGTTAGTTTCTGAATTCATATGGAGGATAAGACTTGAGAGTAGGTTAGATTGCGGCCGGCCGGGCGGCGGGCGGGAGTCTGAGGAGGTGATGAGCGTGGGGAATGGGGATCTATCAGTATGAGAGATATCGGGGTGGCTTTCGACGGAGGAAGATTGTGCTCCAGCTTAGGCACAAACTCAATGAGCACGTGTGGTTCGCTACGTTAATCTACGTACCTAGGTGAACAGCAGGGGTTAagaacaaattaaaattaatcaaaaattttcatttgcacTTTTTGACCTTaatgtttgaaattttgaccaatATGGCCTCTTATGTTTTAAATAGTTATGTTAGGGatttcaaatgaaataaaatatgaattaaattaaattaaatgcatGACAAATGTGTTGTAAAATCTTATCAAAATCCCTAAAAGTACTACATATCGGCAAGATACTATCATTCAGCCTAAAGAGCATCTTTTTGATAGATTAATTAGAATTGGTTAACAGTAAACGGATActgtataaaaagaaaaattagtgaAAAGAGGAGAACCCTTATTTTAGCATATAACTTCATTTTAAACACTTTTTACATAAATTATTGCAGGACTTGTGGAAAGGTGGGTTCAATCAGTTATTGTTAGCAATCATGACAACATTAAAAGGAGGAGCTAATTACCAATACGAAGTACACGTATGGATTTTTGGAAGAACTTTGTGCTGTTGTTGTTTTTTCATTGTCTTTTCTTCATGCTAAATCAAATATTttaataatataattatatttagtTTCGTACACATTGATAACTCTACCAAATAATTCAAATaattatacaacatatctatttgatttcaaacataaattaattattaagtaaatttaaattaaatatagttgtttatattttaaacaaatatgtaattataagtgaaaaaaatgataaaaactctTTATCAACTAATTATTGTTATAATTAATTATGTTATGCCAAATTTGAGTCCAACTATGCAAAAGAGAAGAAACATATTAGAAATTAATTATAtgaatagataaataaaaaagaaaaagaaaagtttatcTTTTTCATGTATGTTAACATCTAAATTCCTATTATGTATAAGACAATTTCAGCCCAATTCATATCTAATGTCATTCTAAAATCCTCAACATCACTATTTGaaacttttgaaactataatGATTCAAATATTAAACATTGGAAACTAAAAATGTAAAGTCAAAATAGTTCGCTGATAGAAATTTTATTTTGACAATTAAAATCGGTGGAATTTTTGTCATGTTGTCATAAATTTACTCAAGCTAGAAACTTTGGAGACCAAGTTTTGATTGAAACATGAGGAACTAATTTGGCAAACATATTAAATTTTGGGGATCAGAACTGCATTTATCTCTTAATATAATTCAGGCATCCccaaaaaaaagtttaattttaGGAAAATAACAACATAATTCATGATTGGTACGTCTGCTTCGTGTTTTGgtttccaaagttttttgactttttgtcaGGTCAGTCAGCTGGCAAATGAATGGGGACAGACAACACAAGCCGGGTTAAAGTCGAAATTAATTACTTTACAAGGGATAAACGGGATTAAAGTCTGAGTAATTTGCTTTATTCGGTTCAACTTTCAAGATTGTAAACCATGATTACGTGTAGAAAGAATTTAAATAATGTTGTAGGCAATAATTACATATGGAAAGAGGATGTTAAAAACAAAATTAGTTGATTCATCGGGTttggtttctttttttggtcaaattcaaatttatgtTGTTAGTTTCTATTTGCACTTTCTATGCTATTGCCATAATAAGCATCATTTGTCTGTTTTGAGTATTGAATTTAACCCCCTTCCTCCCCAAACAATCCAGTTTCCACTTCAATTATCTGCCATTGGCATATTGGCTAAGATTTATTTCCCTTAATTTAAATTAGAGAATTCATTACATTTAGAATTACCTTCTTTGTGGTTTGAGTAAATTATTAAATGATCCCTGTAGTTTGATCAAATTACATTTACCTCGTTAGTAACTTCTGTCAAACTTCCTAATCAAAGCATTTATAGACTTCGATGCAAGATAAAAATGCAACACTGCAGTTTGAAGAAACCCCttatttttctactttttctttttccttttccacctttcttttttcttcttcttcagtaATTTCTGAAAACGAGTGGACTCAAACGTGGAAACGctgatattattattatttggatATATTCTACTATTGGAAAATGCAATCGGCTTGTATAGAATGACTAGTGGTGAACTACTTGTCTCACTTGAAGATGATAGCAATAGGTAGAGCTTTTGGATTATTTTCATTGAACTTCCCCTAATTCAGCAATGCTCGAATTTCACCTGTGATGCTAAATTTGTCACTTGCTTGAACTTGCATGAGTTTGTGtgcttttataaaaaaaaaaggagggacAGTTAAAAGCTTCTGTCATATACGTAATCTTAGGCTTTGTTTGCAATTGTTGGCTTGTCTAGTTAGGTTTTGTTTGCTATTGTTGGCAAATGTTTGGGTGGTGATAGTTTGTTGAAGACGATGAGTTTCTGTCTGGCAAATGAACACTGCTTCGTTACTACGCCCCTCTCGTCGGGCATTTATGTAATTTCAGTCGTGACGGTTACAGCAGTCGGTGCACGGTGTACTACCCTTTCTGCGGGCTTATAACGTGTGTGTCCATTTCTACCCAATTGTTGTTGCCGTTTCCCATGTGATTTGGGTTTTTGTAGTTTGGGTCAAGGCCTTTGTCTTTAGATTTTCAAGTCGGGCTTTTAGCCCAATGTGACCAGTCTTGCTGTAATTCATCGGCTCAGTGTCCGAATGGTTTTGAACCTTGTGGTGCCTTCAACCGATGCTACGGGCTTTTCACTGGATTTGCACTTGAGGTTGAATtggccccttttttttttctggtaggAAGGCTGAATTGACTATTACAACCGCTACTCTCGTCCTCTTTCATTCTCCTAgttgggataattgcagaaacctcccctaatatttttcataatatcactcaatgTCCCTtagatttttaaaatctcacttactTATCTTAGATTACATTTTTTGTAACATTTTAACCCCTTTGGAGGAAATGCAAGAAAGATAAAGCTTTTGTTCTAATACTACCCGTATGTTATCCTATTTATGAATCCTACagcaacaataaaaaaataaagtaaggTTAAAAAGTAAAAAGATTAAAATATGAGCGGCTATAAATACAATAACGAGTAATTTTGTAGATAGACAACAACTATTACCTAATATAATGCATGAtgtttaaacaaaagaaaaggatattcCTAGATATATATTTGGTCATTTGATACGAATTAGGTATTTTTGAGGGTGTTGTTAAAAAGGTTTACTATAGTGGCGTATATAAAAAAAACTTCTACGATAGATCGTTAAATATTTTTAGGAGTACTTTTAAAGGTATTTTTAAAGATGTattttattttggaaatttctagaattaaaaattttttgaaatatttttaaaaaattaattatcacTCACCGCCACCATCAGTTTCCCTCTCCTCGCATCCTTCTCCCTCCCCTTCCCTTTCCCGCAGCCCCCTCCAATGGTCATGATATAATAATATAGGTCCCAAAATTTCCAAAGAAACTGGCAGATACATAAGTTGAAAAAATGTAAGACAACATCACAAAcccaggaaaaagaaaaagaaaaaccatcGATCATAAATAGCACAATATTCCCTACCTGACCGGATCATTGTAGATTGCATAATGCAATATGGAACAGTAGACGTTACTGCTTGGACTAACATTTTTGTTATACCCTGTTGACTATACTTGTCAACTACCAAACGAGCAGTCCAAATTAACGCATAAAAAGTAGAAAAGCATAGGCACAAGTTCACGAGTACTAGGTACTTATTCCACAATATAAGTGGCAAAACTCCATCTTAAGATATGATTATAGCAAAAGGGCAGAATGCAATCAGGATAAGTGTATGATATCCGTGTAAAAGAGACCTTGGCCAAATATAGtttaaattagtttaaatttttttaaaattttaaaaaatatctcaaaatatattgtagaaactcttctactcttaaatatcccaaaatataatttaaaaactctgttacagcaaaatttttcaaaaatacccaaaaaacagctaattcaAATGGAGCCACTAGTAGTTTAAATAATCAATAAGTTGTaatagaagaaacaaagaaaataaaagaaaaaaacttgcTTGAAACAATTGATTTGGAGAATAGTCAATGCTTGAGACAAGTTCAAAACTGATGCTTGCAGCAGTCCATTCAAGGCCTAAGGAAGTATAGGATCATTAAATAAAGATCAAGATCGACCATCTACTACTAGAGAAGAGATGCCCCGAAACAATCTAGAATAGTTTCCTTCAACATATTTTGTATGAGTGAATGTATACGGAAGTACGACTTAATTATAATTTTATCGCTTCATCTTTCTTCACTTTCTACTACCACCGTCCATCTATGGTAAATAGGAAAATCCTATTTTGAACAGCATATGGTCATATGTAAATTAAATGATAGTTCAGTAAATTAAATggtataattttagaaattattaTACTTTGTATCTATCCCTCAAATATGTCATGATTTTTGCAGGCAAACATCACTCTTATGGAACtgatatttgtttatttatacGAGTGTCTCACTAGACCTTAATAGATAATTTGAGGGATTTAATCTTATTGCCACATCCAGCTGTTTGGATTAACTATTACCCATACCTATTAACTAATTTTTATTGAATTCTTCATCAAACTAAAGTAACtccatttaaaataattaaaaaatctcACAGCTAATTCTTCTAAAATTGAAAATGTAGGATATCAAATTAAAAACGTTCGTTCAGAGTAAGAATATCAATTACAATCAATGGGTCAACAATTCTCATATTAAAAAAGTTACCTGCAACGTGTAATATAGACAAAACTACAAATTAGCTGACCATACATATAAATTTTAGTACAATgtcataataaaaaaaaagtatactCAAAGCAAATGTCTATGTACTGAATTAATTggtcttttgtattttaatCAAAGCAAATGtagattttaaaatttctgattttaggCATATTTTATATAACTAATAAAAATATTACTATATCTAATAgttaaaaacaaattaaaattaatcaaaaattttcatttgcacTTTTTGATTTGGGTCTTCCAGTGCCTAACCTGTCTTACGAAATTCAAGGAAGCTTTTCAGCTCAAGGAGTATCTCCTGATATGGGTACGGTTGatttcttttggttttgttCTTGATTTAGCAGTTAAGTTTATGGCTGATCCATTTTTATGATTGATGTTGCAAGGATAATTTGGGAGgagttcatttttttcttttccttctttatcttcttttttttttttttcttgcgtTCTTGCTTCTGTCTCTTCGTCGTAGTTTTGTAGGGTTTAAGGGCTAGTAGGCTTTCCTGGGGTCCCTGCGAATTTTGCTTCTTCCTTCCGTCTCTTGGAACACccgtttcttctttctttataatttctttggaatttcttgaactAGCGATCATTTCTTTCCTCGAGAAATTTACAGAATATGAGACTTTTTGCTGTTTCTCTGGTGCTGTTGCTTACATTTGCTGCTTGGGACTTCTTCCCAAACAAAGGTATGTCTCAGAATTGAAGATCAAGTTCTTTCCTTAGATTGTTTACTTTTCCATCGTTCCTCTTAATTATCTAAAACTTGGGCTTAGTTCATCATGAACCATCAATTGGATAGGAAAAAATCATGTTATTCCAAATAGATCATGGTTTAGCTTGTTGTGACTAATTATTCTTTGTCATAATCATCTAGGATGATGGTCCCATGGCTCACCCTGTTCAACCTCACTCTTATATCAAGGTCTTGATTCTCCTCTTTCTTCTGATAGTCACTTGTGTGTATAGAGTTTGTTCAAGGCTTTTGCATCTATagtttcttctatatttgcttagatttcttttttcctccaTGACAGATGGACAACATTTATACAGGCAAGCTCCTGTTTCATTGAATTAGTGAATAATACCTTCATAAATGTCTTAGCAATTTGAATGTTGAAACTTGCCTCTGACTTGAATATACAATGTTTTGGCTATCACATCTCCTGGTATGGTGGATATGATGGCTGATTTTCAACTTGCAGTAACGGTAAGGCATAGCATTTGCATCGTTTGATTTCTCTTCTTGGCAGTGTGTGAACTTCTGCGACTGATTTTTCATCTGTTCATTTTGCAAGTGTATGAGAAggtatctctctctctctcgctcccTGTCTTTCTCACTCTTTCACTCCTCTCTCTGCTGGACATTACTTGAAACCACCAAACGCTTGGTGGTTTCAAATTTTCTTGTTGTTCCCTCTTaggaatctggaaatttcagtAGGATAACTTTTAGTTTAGTTTGGATACATTGGCAGGCTTTTGGAATaataaatttgattttgatgagAAAAGTCAAAGATTACACAAATTAGAGTATACATTAAAAATCTGAtgtcaatcaagatttggcttCTTGGTCTAGTTAATAGTGATGGACGTTATGGTAAATTGAAACTCAAAGTGGTGGCTAGATGCTCCTGGCCTTGCTTGTATGGACGTTATATGGTTCATTGCCcagattgaaatgttaattttaTCAGGCTGCTTAGTAAGACTAGAGCgaacttttcctttcttctctgCTATATTTGGTTTTGAAT
Coding sequences within it:
- the LOC113706965 gene encoding probable F-box protein At1g44080 isoform X2; its protein translation is MAFRGVCTSWRAAAHVDKFVKSWPKVPLLMLAEKEDSDDREFYSLSRGRIWRTLSLPEAKGKKCIESRGWLMTIGKSGDVNLLHPFSGVQIELPHLSTFPAHELEVDPCFFVIKAVLSASPSHTSEFVLVVVGGAGRFLGFWRPGVKSWTRMESSPNGAFNDVNFYNGAFNDVNFYNGKCYAITYGGDIWVWDISDPTAAHYGFTIDRELIKFRESYLVESDGELLIVARDGAALEDDDEETYGATNFRVIQLDLIKRGWKEITNVGERAIFVGHNGAFSIDATSFPNVIKPNCIYFTDDAIEAYTFTQQGGGKDMGVYNLEDGGRIERFDGVQSFSLIGPPVWVAPSF
- the LOC113706965 gene encoding probable F-box protein At1g44080 isoform X1, which codes for MGDSVWSSLLPDLLVSIAIKIQLVEDFMAFRGVCTSWRAAAHVDKFVKSWPKVPLLMLAEKEDSDDREFYSLSRGRIWRTLSLPEAKGKKCIESRGWLMTIGKSGDVNLLHPFSGVQIELPHLSTFPAHELEVDPCFFVIKAVLSASPSHTSEFVLVVVGGAGRFLGFWRPGVKSWTRMESSPNGAFNDVNFYNGAFNDVNFYNGKCYAITYGGDIWVWDISDPTAAHYGFTIDRELIKFRESYLVESDGELLIVARDGAALEDDDEETYGATNFRVIQLDLIKRGWKEITNVGERAIFVGHNGAFSIDATSFPNVIKPNCIYFTDDAIEAYTFTQQGGGKDMGVYNLEDGGRIERFDGVQSFSLIGPPVWVAPSF